The following nucleotide sequence is from Stigmatopora nigra isolate UIUO_SnigA chromosome 8, RoL_Snig_1.1, whole genome shotgun sequence.
ttgtcGTGTAATGATCCTGGAAAATGGCCCTTTATTGCCCAGAGCTGCAGGCTAAACACAGACCTGAACAGACTAACTCAAGCAGCTTCTGCATGGGACTTTTCTCAGAACCTTCAAGTCATGAAGATGAAAACTTGGACTTTGATCAAAGCTTTTGCAGGGATTGATCAAAAGGTTACATTCACACTGCAAGGCATGAAGCGCAATTCCTCcctgttttttaatcaattaccaATTTGTTGTGTATGTGCAGTGTTTATTCAAATAGTGCGAGGTATTGGCCTACCCACAGTTGGGTCAACTTTGGAGGATTTTAAGCTACCAGAGACACTATTTTTAAATCTGATAGCTTTATTCCCTTCAAGAAGGAAAAGGTATGGTTCATTTCTCGTTCGTGTCAGTTATTTTTCTGTTGTTGATAAACAGTGATGACCTACAGTCGCTTGTTGATGTCGTTTGAGTCAGATTCATGCAGATAGACATTAAAGATaaacattagatttttttctacatacaaaatgaaCCCTTGCTCTCAGAAGTGTGAGGCAAACGTGCTAACCGCTCTTCCACTGCACCACCTcattttgtacctttttttgttgcattttcctGCCTCCTCATTGTGTcttagtgcttttttttaaatgattctgAATTGGAACTTGACTTACCTGTACACCAGAGTGTCATCTGCGGTGCTGTTGTACTGTATTTGGTACATTCTGATTCCAGGTATGTGACGCTCAGATGGCCAACGGATGACAGCAGATGACGAACTCAGATCAGTGACTACCACCCTTCTGCCCTGCCTGTCCTTGGTGTCGTTGCCAGACTTGGACGAAGTGGTGATGTCCGACAGGCCTGGGTCTTCTCGCATGTGGCCGGTGTTGTTAACGAACAGCGGCAAGGGGATCATGTTGATTTCCACAGCGGCCGTGGCGATGCCCGCCGCATTGGAGGCTACACAGTTGAACGCTCCACTGTCCTTAAGTGTGGTGATCAAGATGTCAAGGGTTCCATTTTCATACAGGACGGTTCGGGAGCTGTTGTGCACCAGCTTGCCATCTGGTGAACGCCAGTGGATCTCTGGGTCAGGATCACCCATTGCCTTGCACTTGAGGGTGACGCCCTGCCCTTCCATCACGTGGGGCTTGGTGGCATGATATTTTGTGATTAATGGTGGTTCACAGATGAACTCCTCTTCTTGTATGGACCAGAAATACTTGTCCATGAGGTGGTCAGGCGAGGCGCAAGTCTCCAGATCGTCTTCACGGGTCAGCCTGCGAAGCCATAGCAGCTCGCAGTTGCAATGAAGCGGGTTCCCACCAAAGCTGACAGCCAGTGTGGATGAGCTGGAGCCCTTAGTGTCGGAGAGTACTTGAGCATGCTGGAACAGGCTATCGGGCGGTAGCTTCTGCAACCGATTTGACGTCATGTCGAGGCGGACCAACTTGGTGAGTAGTGTGAAGGTACCTGCTCCGATGTGGTCAATCAGGTTGTGGTCCAACGTGAGTGTGTTTATGTTAGTCATCCGTGCTATGGCTTCCCAGGGCAATGTGCGCAGGTTGTTGTTGGACAAATCCAGGTCCTCAATGGTGGCGACAAACTCATCAAAGGAAGTGGCGGCAACTTGGTGAATTTGGTTGTTTCCAAGGATAAGATGCCGAAGGTTATTGAGACCTTTGAAATGGTCGCTTCTGATTGCACTCAGGCGGTTTCCGTCCATGTGTAGTGCTCTCAGCGAGCGTAGGCCAAAGAAAGCCTGAGGGGTGATCTGGCTAATGGTGTTGCGGGATAAAGTAAGGTGCACCAGGCTGGTCATGTTGAAGAAATCCTTTTTACGGATGACCGTGATGAAATTGTCAGTGAGCCGCAGTTCCACTGTCTTGCGGTCAATAGTGGGCGGGACGAACAGGAGGCCTGTCTTGGCGCAAAGGAGCGTGAGGGTGGGAGACAGATGCTGGCAGATACAGCGGCCGGGGCAACTGTAGCCCTTCACCAAGGTACCACACAGCAGCACACACAGAATAAGCCGCTCCATTCTCACTGGCGTTCCTGATCCTGCACATAGAGAAGGAAACaaaatgggatgaataaagtgcATCATGTGAGCCTGCTGCTGCTCCACAACCCATATTCCAGGCTAAGAAAATTTCAAAGTATCAATGTGAAATGAAATTAGTTCTTCAGAAATAATGACACCTGCTATGATGAAAGGCTGCAGAAACACTATAATAAAAACATATCTGTGGAACCTTATAGAAAGAAAATAACAGCAGTCTTTGTACATAAAGCATATACTTTTGTAAATACATGCAAAGCATACATTTCTGTCAGCATATACATTTTCATGATTATAACAAGGCTTTTAACTTTCTATTCCATAGTGAGATTGAGAAGTAAAGGTCACTAGTCAGAAATCTGTGAAACCTTTTCACACTCCTGAGGtattagagagagagaaaaaaaacatgtctgcaAGACAAATCCAGACTGCTCCCAATTATAGGGTTAGCATAAAGTTCATTACAAGTCATAGTGTGAAAGGTAATAGTTCAGATTGTTGAGCAAATCTTTGAATCTGGTGTGGTGTTGAGGTTTACACATGTGCATAAATCTGCAAGCATGGTTTAGAACTTCATGAAATGGTTCAGTATTAGGAGATTTGTGCAAAACTAGGCAAAAAAGGGTAAGGAGTAGTGATTATCAACTAGGATGTAGGGCTTTGGCTTTAATATATTGCTTGGAAATGTGTGACAAAAAGGCTTGTGGTGATTTGGACTCTCTCTAATAATGGATGCTTTCAGATAATTCCTTTTTGAGGAAACTCTGATGCTCTGATTTCTATTTAGAGCTATTGATTTTAGTCTCAGGGAGAACCTGCCTGTAGTGACAAGCGGAAAATGTGATCCTGGGTGGGAGCAAATTGAAGAGGCCCCGGTGGTAGACAAACATGGATGTTGTTGCCAGCCACTATCAACCCCCCTTGGCATCCGTCTTTGCTGCAAACGACTAAAGCTTCATTGGGAATGAAGACCGTGTGTTAGCATCAATCAAATGAAGCAATGAAAACTGACTTTCCATTTGTGGGCCAAGGACCTCTACACACTCCCAGCAGCACCCTTTTCACTACCCACAACTGACCATGTGAGTTCCAACATGTCAATCAAACGAAAGATGCCAACAGCCATAATTAATATGTCATGGCAAATTCATCCTATTTAGATCAAAGGCATTGGAACAAACTGCTAAAGGCgagacagtatttttttttccattttctgctTCAATAAAGTTCACCTAATTACCTTCTCTCCTTATCCTTCAGTATCCCCTTCTCACATGTTGTTGTCCCCTTAGTAAGAGTGGTCATTGattagtaaagcttttttcatTACATGTTTTCATTAGTTAGCATCTATATTCAATAGTGTTTTTGTATCACGAGTCCTCTCTATTGTGTCTTTGTCTATCCCGCAATACATCTTTTCTTCAGCTCAATTACGTGACCTATCAATAACAATTTGAACAACTACAAGAGCAGTACACCAAAATCCTATATGGCAAATTAAAACACAGATTTACCATTCTCTATATCTAAATCTTACTGATGCTAGAACACTATTTTATTGACTATTCTTTTAATTTATCAGGGATTTGTCACACTGTTATTTTCAAAAAGTCCACATAAAGGATCGATATATCGATCCACCTTTAATACTTTATTTATAAAGCACACCTCTTCACTCCTGTCAGAAATGTCTACTTCAATAGGGAAAGGGAAAAGAAACATTGTTGAtcagagggaggaaaaaaaatgccacccaCGCTTGTTCGTTAGCAGCAATGGGTCAGATCTTGTTGGGTTGCGTTCACATTCACACGGTAACTAGG
It contains:
- the lrfn1 gene encoding leucine-rich repeat and fibronectin type III domain-containing protein 1 isoform X2, yielding MERLILCVLLCGTLVKGYSCPGRCICQHLSPTLTLLCAKTGLLFVPPTIDRKTVELRLTDNFITVIRKKDFFNMTSLVHLTLSRNTISQITPQAFFGLRSLRALHMDGNRLSAIRSDHFKGLNNLRHLILGNNQIHQVAATSFDEFVATIEDLDLSNNNLRTLPWEAIARMTNINTLTLDHNLIDHIGAGTFTLLTKLVRLDMTSNRLQKLPPDSLFQHAQVLSDTKGSSSSTLAVSFGGNPLHCNCELLWLRRLTREDDLETCASPDHLMDKYFWSIQEEEFICEPPLITKYHATKPHVMEGQGVTLKCKAMGDPDPEIHWRSPDGKLVHNSSRTVLYENGTLDILITTLKDSGAFNCVASNAAGIATAAVEINMIPLPLFVNNTGHMREDPGLSDITTSSKSGNDTKDRQGRRVVVTDLSSSSAVIRWPSERHIPGIRMYQIQYNSTADDTLVYRMIPPSNKDFLINDLAAGREYDLCVLAVYDDGVTSLTATRVVGCIQFHTASEVSQCRFMHSQFLGGTMIIIIGGIIVASVLVFIVILMIRYKAYGGPEQVKVKTGVRSEPNGSHRRMHRSMSGEPSDEGHRDGSKECMALVLKTDNEEKEDAKAVVASAAVLEVELPPPSKRRTSLPPEDTQNDTQTDSSLMGSTMSLCLIGPNASNTEAPRFLDKKGALANTGLLMPNELARTRHRFSFDGGDYSIFQSHSYPRRARTKWHRSTNQLDTESSPLANRKVTFSSTEWMLESTV
- the lrfn1 gene encoding leucine-rich repeat and fibronectin type III domain-containing protein 1 isoform X1, translating into MFDDSDFCDHITYNSRKYESMRLCIPGKPSHLSRPLAQGGSGHPANRNTRNGDKSLTCGSGTPVRMERLILCVLLCGTLVKGYSCPGRCICQHLSPTLTLLCAKTGLLFVPPTIDRKTVELRLTDNFITVIRKKDFFNMTSLVHLTLSRNTISQITPQAFFGLRSLRALHMDGNRLSAIRSDHFKGLNNLRHLILGNNQIHQVAATSFDEFVATIEDLDLSNNNLRTLPWEAIARMTNINTLTLDHNLIDHIGAGTFTLLTKLVRLDMTSNRLQKLPPDSLFQHAQVLSDTKGSSSSTLAVSFGGNPLHCNCELLWLRRLTREDDLETCASPDHLMDKYFWSIQEEEFICEPPLITKYHATKPHVMEGQGVTLKCKAMGDPDPEIHWRSPDGKLVHNSSRTVLYENGTLDILITTLKDSGAFNCVASNAAGIATAAVEINMIPLPLFVNNTGHMREDPGLSDITTSSKSGNDTKDRQGRRVVVTDLSSSSAVIRWPSERHIPGIRMYQIQYNSTADDTLVYRMIPPSNKDFLINDLAAGREYDLCVLAVYDDGVTSLTATRVVGCIQFHTASEVSQCRFMHSQFLGGTMIIIIGGIIVASVLVFIVILMIRYKAYGGPEQVKVKTGVRSEPNGSHRRMHRSMSGEPSDEGHRDGSKECMALVLKTDNEEKEDAKAVVASAAVLEVELPPPSKRRTSLPPEDTQNDTQTDSSLMGSTMSLCLIGPNASNTEAPRFLDKKGALANTGLLMPNELARTRHRFSFDGGDYSIFQSHSYPRRARTKWHRSTNQLDTESSPLANRKVTFSSTEWMLESTV